In Lycium ferocissimum isolate CSIRO_LF1 chromosome 7, AGI_CSIRO_Lferr_CH_V1, whole genome shotgun sequence, the sequence GATGGAAGATCTGTGTGAGTTCTAATGCCACCATAGATTGATCCCTTCAGTGTTCGACCAAACATAAGAGGGACATAACTCATTTGCCATTCCAACACAAGTCCAGCTCCAAGCACTATCACTGTTCCATATCCCTAATAATAATTGGTTGTCCCATTACTTAATTGTTCAAGTCAAACAAAACATAgctatttaataaaataatatactagaaatagaaaattaaaacaTTTTTTCTATATGTGGAAAATGGAGTTATACAACACATATACTCCCTTCATCcgaatttatgtgatatagtttgactgagcacgaagtttaagaaataaaggaagactttaaatcttgtggtctaaaataagtcaaagatatttgtgtggttatagattatttcgttaagcgtaaaaggtaaagtttaaagttaaattgttatcaaataaggaaatgtatcattcttttttgggcagattaaaaagaaaagtatatcacataaattggaacagagggagtaacatATTAATCCATAGAAGCAAGGGCATATGCACGTTATACGAAGCAGTGTCACCTGATAGCGCTTCATCAATTATTTTACTAAATATGTAATACACAAACCGTAAATTTAAATAACATAAAGAATAACACTGCTTGACGTAAAACATTCTTGATATACCCTAGCTACCGCCTACCGTAAAGCATTAGGTTTTGGACAAATGTTATCATACTAAGTGTTGGGTAAGCTTGTATAACCACGCTACaagaaaaatatcaattttGTGACGAAATATTTATGATGTACGTTAAGATATGTGACGATTTTATGATTGAATTCATTAACGGAAAATGAAATTTGTGTTGGATTTatgacacttttttttaatagaaaagaCATACCATTCTTGTGGATTGAATGGCTTCATTGATGGTGAGGTGAGGCACATCTGTACACTCGAAGAAGTAGTCAACACCAAGTCCACCAGTGGCATCTTTAATTAATtctgaaattgatttttcagagattttagaaatatttataaaatcagTAACCCCAAAAATCTTTGCTTTTTCACTCTTCATTTCGTGTATATCCATCCCAATTATTTTGGTTGCATCTTTCTGTCGAGCTCCTTCTACTACCTGTATGTTTCAAGAACAATATTTCCTTTACAAATCTTGagaataaaatacaaaaaaaaaaaaaaaaaaaaaaaaaggaaattgatTTCCCATCTCATTTTTAGAATTAGCCAGTAGCATGAAGCTTTAAATTCCGCCGGTGAAACTTTGAGGAAATTGTCATGAAATTTCACCTATGacaatgactattttttaattacaaGACTGATATGTGGCAAGTAAATACTAATTCTACACCAAGTCCAAATTAGATAATAAAAAACTTAAGTTGACCAATGAACAACTAATTCTACACGAAGTCCAAGAATGTACATGTAACATTACGAAATGGCCACTTTTCAGTCCCTGTAATTAAGAAATTAGCCAATTTCATGAAGTTTTAAATTCCACAGATGAAACTCCAGGAAATCCAGAAAATTGTCACAGAATTTCACCTATCGGAGTTTCATGTCCAGGAGTTCACCCATGAAATTTAGAACTTCATGGCTATTTTTCAAAGATATAACCGAAAAGTAATCAGTAGATCTCAGGTACTTACACCAAGTCCAACACCTCCAAGACCAAGGACAGCAACAGTGGAACCCTTTTCAATGTTGACATCTTTCCAAGTTGCTCCAAAACCAGTTGTAAATGCACAACATAAGGAAGGAACATGTTCGATTGGGAGCCTAGGATCAACCTTAATAACATAGTTTTCATCAAGAACTGTGTACTCTGATAACGTAGAGCAACTAACATGGTGATAAATCCTTTGACCTCTAGTTGACATTCTTGATGTTCCATCCAACAACAAACCACTGAAATTTAAAGGGTATTTGTGGCATAAATTGGACTTTTTTGACTTGCAATTGGGACATTCTCCACATTCTCCCAAGAAATGTGGCATCACTATGTCTCCCTCTTTCAAGCTTTTTACCCTTTCACCCACACTTTCTATCACACTGCAATATAAAAAAGAGATTATGAGATCATTTCCTTCTATTCAAGCTTTAAAGGGTTATGTTCAATTGTTTTCTCTTTAAGAACATGCTTAATTTGAATTATTTGgtataaattataatatatgTAGATAAGCGATTGTTAGTTAATTAACTAATAAAAAGCactttcatcttaataataatAGTTAGTTAtgatttgagagaaaaaaatatttgcatACAACAACTTAACATTGATTTTGATTCATAAAAAAGGACGCCATCTTTAGCCATAGAGTAGAATGAAACAAATTTTGAAATAGATGGCTAGCTATATATGTACAAACCAAAAATGGTAAGTACTAAATTTAAAACTACTAGAAATGTCCCTAATTCTAATATGATGCATATATAGCTAGAGAGCAGCTAAGGATCAAAGATTTAAATTCTATGattcaattttttaatgtttttagtattaaattcattatatttttaaaattataagctcaaatatattatttatcaCAACTCCAGTGAAATTTGATGTTCCACATCGAAAGTATTCTGAACCCTTGCAATGTTGCATTCGCCACTCAGAGAGAGAAATTAGTTCTTACCCAACTCCTTCATGCCCAGGAATGCGAGGGAATAAAGGctgaaaagacaaaaaaaacaaaaacaaaaagagataAGAAAGATGGCGAGAAAAActaatatatgtgtgtgcaaCGTAAGATAGCTTATCATAAAAAATGTTATAGACAACCACTAGCTACGAATTTTGTTGTAAATCTATCGTTAAATAGCTCATAGTCATCGTTAATAAAATTTGCCACGGATTTTTATTGTTTAACGTTAGAATCTGCCGCTaattactgttttttttttctttttcttgtagtgtagGTTGATTTAAGAGCAAGCAAATTCCCATACCTTTGGAAAGCCATTGCAGCAAAGAACATCTGTACCACACAAACTGGCATAAATCATCTTAATCCTAACTTCTGTTGATTTTGGTGGATCCACTTCTATCTCTTCTATTTTCAGTGTCTCTCCTGATTTCCATACTACCGCACCTGCATTTATTTTTAACCATTAATACATGTATACcatcaaatataaaatattgtTAAATCTTGAACACTCTTCGCGATTCTGTGTATAAGCGTCAAATAAtcaaaacatatttcatctTAAAAACTTTTAACGAAATTTCTGCCTTCGTCATTAGAACTATTATTGTTCACTCGTTGGACGAGAAAAAtcttttgttttatttcctAGTACGTAAGTAGGAAGAAATAACATGCTTGGTCAAGTTATTCAAAAgctgcttattttgaaaagtctcaCATCAGAAGTACATTAGCCAACACTAAATCATCAATTTGTGCTTGGTGAAGCATTCAAACAGTGTTTTTAAGGAGAAGCTACTTTTAtcatctttttaaaaatagcttCTGCCATTATTCAAAAGCACTtgcttttttccaaaaattctaCTAAACGTTTGAACTCTCTAGCTAAAAtaagatttttgttttaaaaataattatctttaACTTAGCAGAAAACTTAACCGAACTGGCTAAATCTCACCTTTGCAAGTGATGACCCTGTGGCAGCCTGAATTCATTATGGTGAAGAAGGATGAGGAGCTCGAATGAATTGGTGAAGGAACTAACTAATGTGATGAGAATTTAAATAACCAGAGCTTATAAAGTTGGAGAGTTGTATTTTGGCATGAGAATAATATGATTTTGTAAATTGCAAAcatattttttctatatttttagcGGTGGACCTGTGGTTCTAGCTGGTTAGGTACTTCCAAATTTTTGTGCATCAAGGGATTATCTTGGTCCCGCATATCTTAGGTATATACTTCAATAATGTtgtcttaaattaaattataaataaaatataaaatttggatACAAATTTTGCATGTGAACTTGTAAATTGAGACATCACATATATCAACTTGAATATTAAATTTACAATTGGATGCCATTGACCTACAAGATTGGCacaaaattgtatcattttaaAGCACGAAATTAAATTATTGGAAGTTAGATATAATTTGTCTGTGGTGAATACTAACCGATGTCATTATGTCTTACTTCTGGACAAAAACAAAAGATTTGATGTGAATGTTCacaaaaaatagccttgtttaTCATGACACGTGAATTAAATGCTTTTCTTAGACTATCCACAAAAGGGAGAAAGGATGCATTTAAactttattgttttcttttaaaaaatttgttattgttattgttattgcttTTTTAATCTAACATGATAAAGTTTTTGGAAAATAGAATATATTGCTTCGACTGTACCTCGTGAACGACAAATTTTCacgtaatttaaaaaaaatcttgcgATGTGCCTCCAAGAATTAACATTTTAGTGATTTAAAGTTCTAAATTCAAACTGAAAAAATGTTTTCAgaataaaataaattgaaaggGTGAAAAAAGGTGTGGTCATTGAGTGGCCAAAACATGTAAAACTCAATATTCATGTCATTGTTTTCTTCACTAAAATAATCATTCAAAATTTCACGTAATCTGTACTCAAAATAATCACACAGCACACACataatgatttgtattttaaatcTCATTGAATATTTAAAGTTGAAATTATCGTGGAAgactttgttttttcttttaattgctGTAATTTTGTTTCATAAACaataaagcatgtttttttttaggaaaagagtttaagttatattaTCAGGTcatctaaaaaatatttacagatAAATctctttaaaatttgaaatctgtaatcttgaaaataaaacaTGTCTACATGCTACAACAAGAAAAGATAACTCAATGATATAAAAATGTTTATATTGATAATGCGTATAACTTAAAGTCGAAAAGAAAACGAACATTCACACTAATGGATGGCCATTCATCAATGGGGAAAGCGAGCCGAAAGTTGAGAAGCgttagaggaagaagaaaatgatagAATTGGTCTTATTATGTATGGGATATAAATCCCATACAAATATTTATGGATAATGAAGTGTTGGAGAATGAATGAAACAGATGATGAATAATGCAAAAACTTAAGTGAATGTCGCTTTTGTCTTTAGGggattctttcttctttccattttttaacCCCATGGCTAGAATAATCTACGGGGGAAAGAACGTCGAAAATAATTATCCAAAACAAAACTATTTGTTCGAAATGCCCCCAAATTTATGATACTAATAtgacatataaatatactgaaatggtatcatatttatttattcaaaagACATACTTTTCTGAAAAACatctctatgataccatcatcatatatacgtatatgtgaTGGTATATGTATTCAATACTTGATGAGATCTTTCTAGGATTCTGCGTAATACCATTGTAGTATATGAAAatactgagatggtattatAGATAGATGTTGGATTCTTACGAACTAAatgtgatatataaatatactgcgaTAGTATGAGGACGGATTTTGAGCAAGGAATACTCAGGTAAATATCTTCAACCGGTTAGATAAGAAGCAAAATTAGTTTAGAAAGGacatgaaaaggaaaaatattttacattttaggGATATTTTGTATTGTTTTTCCTGATTTATGTCCCTTTCGAGTCAGTAAAGGCCACACAGTTGGCCATAAGGAGCCCAGCCCATTATTGCAAAAGTGGTCGCAAAAGTGGAAAGGACACTTAACTGGTTATGAGGAAGACTACTCTTGTGCGCTTCTTTGTCTTTTTTTGCTTGTTTGTCTTTTTTtgcttgttttatttttgtagTAGTATCTTTCCTTACCCTTATtccattttttctcttttctttatctttttcgTTTTGACATAGtattttatttcgtttaatTTGGTTGAATTTAAGTAGATAtcaattgaatgattttgatttttttttttaatgtaggTAAATCCTTCTAGCAGAGTTTGAAGGAATGAACATATTCTGTATGATAGTTTGTCAATGCATAATATATGTCACGttagtatcatagaggattgaacTGTGGGTTTTTAAGGAATGAACTTGTCGTCTATGATATCATGTCAATATACGTTATATACCAGGTTGGCATCATAAAAAATTGATTAATGGAATGAACTAATGCTCTACTATATATACTGTAAGTATATTTTAGTTCATAGCGTGATTACTTCAAAATTATTATTGTGTATTAATTTCAGTTACATTCTTAATGTTGGAACGAAAAGAGGTGAGTTGAAGTGTGAAAAAGAGTAGAACCAGACAAGGTTTTAGGCGCAATGAGTTGAGACGGTAAATAGTTTGATGGGTGTAAATTCGAGTGGGCATGTACggcctttttttattttttattttatggacAGCTATGtgatttttcctttaataaattggTAACCGAAAATCAAAGTTTTCATTACAGTTTTTGCCGGGCTCCTTTTCTCTAGTCTCACTCTTTAGTTTCTCCAGCCCCAAAAGTCGTGGAAAGGACGCGTGGTGTCACGACCAGCCTAGTgggccgtgacgggcacccggagctaactactgAGCACCACATACCATACTGCTATCGTCTTAACCTGTACCCTTATAAACTCCATAAAACatgcacacatatacatatatataggtcCTCGCGGCGGCAGAAGgataatatacaaaacatacaatgaGGGTCACATAACGTCCGCTACCCAcacatgagtatctacgagcctctaaccgAAACTCTAAAGTTATGAAGATGGGATAGGACCCCACCATATCCAAGtatgaacacaaaagaatatatcaaaaacTGCACCTCCGAGATATGAAAGTGCTCATGTGCAAGGCGATCCGGCTCTGGAAGCGGGTCGTCTCTGTTCACTCGTGGGCATGAGCGAGCATCCAAAGAAAAAGGGATGTCGGTACGAGCgatatcgagtatgtaaggcatgcatcataAAATAATAAGGGAACAGGAAGATAAAGTAAAGATAAGAAGATAACCGGTGATTGCTTACcacttaaggcggagtcatgcatgcatactcgtaaaaatgtcatcatatcatgtactgatgtggaacgtgcagcccgatccatatatcatcatatatcaatatattgtcgtggaacgtacggcccgatccatcacccatatagCCCGTGTCctggcatcccgcgtccgggatgatattataagataccagctgatcaggtggctatgcgtctatagcgcctcacctttccccaatatcccctatatacatatacatatcatatatatatatatatatatatatatatatatatatatatatataatatacgtagcaagcatgagagcccaagtaaaagtgcactctatcggagtgacgtaaggtcacgAACCTATGATTACAttatggcatcatcatcatcgctatgtctcaccttgaaggaactaatatcatgaggtgagacaacaatAACGAAGAAtagcatcaatgaaatcataaacatagaaACATCGGcatcatgaaaacatcattatcatcatcgctatcaTAGAACAtgtctcataagaagctcttgaAGACCTTTAACTTTCATGTTTAGGGATGTAAGAGGGTTACGAAAATATAGAGAAGTAAATGATAATACGggagtcatgccttgaaagaaggggacgagccttacatacctttgtatcttCTTAACAATGTCGACTAAGAGCTTTTCTTCCGGTttacaattctacatacaaagggGTTCGCacgaaggttagattgttgGAGGTATACTTAAGCCTGAACTAAAGCGAATAAcgctaacgaaaattaggcagcatttcgtttgtttcaacaactttctctcAAATAATAAAACAGCTTCCAAACAACACaacgacatccataatatcataatacgtaAATttcctcaagttaaacattattcaacttccaaattcatcccCCAAGATcctccataaccacaactataatacaacatcatgcatatcattcacATGACACTTCCTCAACACCATTAGtaccattcataacaagattatactcatattatatcatgaatcataactcaactacCTTTTAAaccaacataccattatttgcATACTTAAGCTCATATTTCATACTTGTTgctaattcaagttcttcaactactcaacgccatcattaacatgaaataatcgtaaaactcacctttgattatatagagatgatctttggatgagaatacttcacttgagaagaactccacttcaataccaaagagattctcaACTTCTATCAACCCTTAGGAAGCATTTACACCCTTGATTCTATCAActgttgatgtttgatctttgatttcccttcttGGATATGTGTTGATGTGTTATGAAGAGGGTTCTAAAGGTTTTTGGAAGGTTGGAGAGGTGAAaagtgagaaaaagaaaaggaaaccgtgcatatataaaaattaaactcggacccgacccgaaatataCAGTCTACTATACGGatcgtacaatttatacggtccctatattggaccgtatgtttcttCCAGAATAccacccttcactggaagggttctacggtcAGGTATACtagccgtataaaatatacggtccgtatatatgaccgtataatccccaaTTTTTTCgaattcgttctcgtcgcttcgtttggtCTCGAATCCTTGGGGAACTTTCTTGGTTCCTGTGTAACACTCCCTTAACGATCTAACAGACATTATAACTCGtcctcaagaccttactaaatattcGTTAGTTCAACATCCATGAAATCTTTCCCAAACATAACGTATACTCCACTTCCTTTGACGAATCTAGTTTCACCAAGTCCTATGAattaaaaatcttatcgtatatacatGAAGGCTGCCAATCACCCTCTTGTAGTCGTGAAGATACGTGTCCGACTTAACtgacgttagtctattcacgacgcaacgacatgaaattgccgaggtgtaacatcctcccccccttaagaacgttcgtccttgaatgttaaattctcgggaattctactgaaattttgccagagttttccctgtaatttGGCACTATCATCCGTCATCAAAGAACCCAAAATGACATCGCCACACAGGGctataacatcaacaataagaaatatggccacacacgacccgaTAGTAATAAAGTAAAACATTTCATACCTGGGAGCAATGACGTTTCATCCGGTCTTAATTTTTGTGTCCCAACTTAATAAAATCTTTAGAAAATTACCCTAACTTGAAAATATtcgcttggaattttttttgttgcccaTCAGACAACTATAAGGCAGACCTTGTGGTCAATCAAGCTACTATCTTGAAATATCCTGAACTTTTGTCTTATAGGCAAAACTAATTTATGACCACGATTTATACTCAATGGGCAATCAGAGCTTTGCCTAACAAATTTTCTGAAGAGAggctattttttaaattttttgttaagGGGGTCAAAAGATCAAGAACACCCCTTAGACATTTATGAAGTTAACCCAAATGAAGCCCAAGTTTGTGATTCGAgcccctttcatttttttttgcgtggactgtcttttggggtggtctttaatttttgtccctcaaattagtggtctttaattttttcccttcgcttaATACtttgaggttctgggttcgaatctagctcaattaaaaaaatgaaggaatttCGCAAGACATAAAATTACCTTTAAACTCTATCTTAAGGGagaattttgccttcaaaacactgccttaaggcagaattttaccTTAAACTCTCCCTTATGAAACTCTGCCCGAATCATGTAAAACTTTGttgtgtgattttttttaaaaaaattttttactGAGCGGGATTCGAACCGGAAATCAAGGGGCTCTGACGAAggagaaaattaaagaccatcaatttaatggccaaaaattaaagaccacccattCTGGACAGTCCTGCGAATTGGCCAGCCCCTTTCAAGTTTAGTACAACTACTACTTTAAggttccaaaatttcaaactccAGTTGCTCATTGCGAAGAAAGAAAGTCGAAAAAACAAATAGCGGGTTACGTTGTTGCTGCTGCCGTCCGTTAAGGTAAGCCTTcgatttaatttaatttatttatttattttaactttcaagtaggggtgggcgttcggttcttcggttcggttttaaaTACTTCGGTCTCGTTAGACTAAAAAGGGTTCCGTTCTTTCTTTAGTTTttaagtttggttcggttatatCGTTTTCAATTCGGTGTTTTCAGCGGCAGCAGCACAGTTCCTGTTGAGCAGCAGCAGCAGTAGTTGCTCAGTTTCAACAGCGGCAGCAGTTCAGCAGTTCAGCAgcagttttctttgttttctaatGCAGTAATGTTTGCCATATGGGGCTAAGTATATTAATTATTAACATTCTTTTTATAAGAAGGAAATGTCAGGTGGATGTGGGTGTCTTTGAAagcaataagaatcataactaaTTTAGATAAGGTGTCAGCATTTTTAACAACAGCAGCAGCAGTTTTCAGTTTGGGGTTGGGTTATTTTCGTTTGATACAAAAGATGAAAAGAATGAAGTGGGCTTGGGTTAGTTTCGTTTGGGCTTAAATTAAATAGGGCATGGGCTTGGACTATTAATAAAGCTAAGACATAATATTCGGTTTaaaaccgaaaaccgaattaAACAGTCTAAACAGAGGCGAATCCCGAATTTTTTGAAAAGTGCACAAATAAGGAATTAACTATGCCCTACTTTcaagttaaaagaaaaagggatatCCGTTGACtagttttggtatatattttcttaatgatCTTCAAATCTACTTTTGCTTGGATTGCTTATTTGATATTCTGATTGTAGTAGAGCTAATAAACTGATTTTATATTCtgttattcaatttttaatccTAATATGGCATAACTTGAAAGTAGAGTAAGTGAGGTAGGTTAAAATTAAAGCGAAGCTAGTTGTGAATTTGTAATCCCTTGACTAATCACGACAGCGCGTCTACTCCACGACTTAATTGGGCTATGAATGATT encodes:
- the LOC132065257 gene encoding 8-hydroxygeraniol oxidoreductase-like isoform X1 produces the protein MNSGCHRVITCKGAVVWKSGETLKIEEIEVDPPKSTEVRIKMIYASLCGTDVLCCNGFPKPLFPRIPGHEGVGVIESVGERVKSLKEGDIVMPHFLGECGECPNCKSKKSNLCHKYPLNFSGLLLDGTSRMSTRGQRIYHHVSCSTLSEYTVLDENYVIKVDPRLPIEHVPSLCCAFTTGFGATWKDVNIEKGSTVAVLGLGGVGLGVVEGARQKDATKIIGMDIHEMKSEKAKIFGVTDFINISKISEKSISELIKDATGGLGVDYFFECTDVPHLTINEAIQSTRMGYGTVIVLGAGLVLEWQMSYVPLMFGRTLKGSIYGGIRTHTDLPSIVDKCISKEIKLDELLTHEVSFNEINKAFEYLKEPNCVKILIKF
- the LOC132065257 gene encoding 8-hydroxygeraniol oxidoreductase-like isoform X2 is translated as MPVCVVQMFFAAMAFQSVIESVGERVKSLKEGDIVMPHFLGECGECPNCKSKKSNLCHKYPLNFSGLLLDGTSRMSTRGQRIYHHVSCSTLSEYTVLDENYVIKVDPRLPIEHVPSLCCAFTTGFGATWKDVNIEKGSTVAVLGLGGVGLGVVEGARQKDATKIIGMDIHEMKSEKAKIFGVTDFINISKISEKSISELIKDATGGLGVDYFFECTDVPHLTINEAIQSTRMGYGTVIVLGAGLVLEWQMSYVPLMFGRTLKGSIYGGIRTHTDLPSIVDKCISKEIKLDELLTHEVSFNEINKAFEYLKEPNCVKILIKF